The segment TCTTTATAAATTTTTATATTTTCTTTATGGTTTTCATCCAAATCATTAATTATTTCTTGTTCCACTTTTCCATTTACTTCTTTTTTTGTTATAGTCATCATTCTTAATGAATCCACAAATAAATCTAACGTCACTTTTTGTACTTCTCCATTGATTTCATAATATTTCTTTAATTTGTAAAGACAGTATTTTAAAACAACAAGAGCAATGAAACATAACAAAAGATGCGCAAGTATATGCTGTTCATTATGAACAAAAACAGGTCTAACTTGTAAATAAGATTTTAATGTTCTGAAATTTTCTTCTACTTTTCATTGTTTTCTGTAAATTTCATTAGCTTTTTCTGGTGTTAAATCTAGAATATTGGTTTCAATAATGTAAAAACCATCTTCAGATTCTTTTTTCTTAATTTTCTCTCAATTTAATTTACCCACTGTTTTGCCATCAATGTCCATGTATTTCTTTTTATATTCTGGAACTAAAGAACTAAGTGGTAGTTCTCCATTTACAGTTTTCTTATTCAATTTATCAATAAAATTATTTCTTCTTAATTTATCTAAAGTCTTTTTTCCAGGACTGAAAAACACACATCATTTTCTGTATTTACCGTTAAATCTATTTTTATTTCAAATAGATTCAACAATTTGTTCTTTTCAAAACATTTCATCTCTAAAAACATAATGTTTGTCTTCAAGAATGAATTTTTTCATCCCAATACTTAATGTATCTAATCTTTTTTGAAATATATATTTAATTCCTTTTTGTTCTAGGAAACGTAAGTTTGCGTTGTTATTTATTCCACGATCTGCAACTATTGTAATATCCTTTATTTTATAGATTGATTGAAGTTCTAAAACGAAGGATAACATTGTTTTACCATCAGCTGTGTTACCTGGAAAAACTTTATAGTGTATTGGTATTCCGTTTTCATCTACAGCCATTGCTATGACTACTTGATCTTCATTGTGTTTTCCGTCTTTTGAAAAACCGTTTTTTCTTATTCCTTCTCTTGTAAAGCTTTCAAAATAAACTGTTGTGTTATCGAAGTGAAAAACTTTATTGTTACGATTTGTAAATTCATTTATTTTTTGAAATAAATTGACTAAAACAGAATTCTTATTTTCGAAAATAACATCAAGATAGTTATATATTGATGATTTTTTAACATTAATATCATTTATAAAATCACTTTTATTTTTATATTGTGACATATAGCTTCTTGGAAGGATAATTCTAGTTGCTATGAAAAATTCCAAAACCTCTTCTAACGATTTATGTTTACTTTTTGGTAATGCTGAAAATAAATTTAATTCTTTAATAACTTTATAAATTAAATCAACTCCAATATTTTGGATACTTGTTTTTACAGAAGTGGGTTTTAATAATTTAAAAAATTCTTCTTTTGCAACAGCTTTATCTAAAGATGTATCTACTTTTTTTGCTATTTCTTTCATATCTTCAATTGAAGATAATCCATACTTTTCTTTGATATCTTCTCAGTATCCTAGACCAATCTGATTTCCATAACCTTTTTTAAAACCTTTAGAAATAGCTAAAACTAAATAATATTTTCCATTTTGTTTTTTCTTGCATAAACTGTAACTCATGCTCTTATTATATCATTTTATGTATGTAATGTAAGTAAAAAAATATTTTTTTCTTTAGCTCATATATCTTTGATATATGTATAAAAAAATGAGCCTAAAAAATAGGCTCAACTTGGAAACTCAGGATTAAATGTTAAAAATTGTTATAGTTTCTTTCAAAATGTGTTTTATGATTGTGGAGTTAAATGAACCTTATGGTAATTAAATTTGTAATTGAGAAACACAAAAGAAGATGTAATTAATAAAAATCCTCAATATGAAATTCCATCATAAATGTATTTTCATGAACTAGAGCTATAAAAAAGTCCGCTATTACTTTTACCACCAACAATAAAAGCGAGATAAATATCACGATAAATTATATCAAATCCCATTATAACAACAATGCTAATGATGCAAAGCACTGAAATTGTTTTGAAAAATCTAATAGCTGGTTCTTTGGTTTGGATATTTCTTTTTAGCGCCAAAAAGATTGTGTAAGCATAAACTAAAAAGAAAATGTTAATTGGTATATTTGAAAAAGTATCAATTAATGAATCTGAATTTAAAACAACTGAGGGAACAGTTAGAAACGCAAAATAAATAGCAAAAACAATCAAATATAAACTAAATCCGCCAAGTCCTTGCTTTGTTAACTCAAGCTTAGTAAAGAATTTATGTCCAATAACGCTTCTTTCTTCTACAAGAGCTTGAAAACCCCTTAATGTTCCTAAATAGATTGAATTACATACAAAAAAGCCACTAAAACCAAGCATAAAGTAAATAATGATTTCAATTACTTGTTTGGTGTCTTTTTGCGAAGGATCCTTAAAAATACTTTTAAAAATATCAACTACGTTTGCATAACCAGTTAAAGCAACTCCGAGTGAAATAAAAAAGTAAATAACACCTGAAATTATAATAGTTAAAATAGATACAATTGGAATTTGCTTGGGTTTTTTCATATCATCAGCAAGATTTCCAATCATTAAAAAAGCATCAAAAGCAAAAAGCACTATTGGAAGCGAAAGCGCAAGTCCACTAAAACTAAACTGCTTGGTGCTTGCAACTCCATTTGCTCCATCGTTTAAAGTTCCCGTATCTACATTTGGTGAGTTATGACTACCAATAAACGCTATGATAATTGCAATAATTAAAGGAATTATTTTGAAGAAAAATGAAAATTGTTGCAATCGCACCGAAGCTTTTAATTTCAAAAAATTAAGCCCAATTAAGAAAATCGCAACAAATAAACTAGTTAATACAACATAACCAAAATGGATGCTAGTTACATTAATTCCTTTAATTGAAGCAATTGCATTAAAAATCATTTCAGTTGAAAAAATAGGTAAAATTGTGCTTAAAAGTCCATAGTATAAAAATGATTGATAAAGCTTTGCAATATACCCTTGCTTTGGAGTGGATAAATTAGCAATTCAACCGGATAAACCACTTTTAGAATGACCTGATTTAGACACTTGCAGAAAACAATAAGCAGTTAAAAGCGAAATTAGCGCGCCTAAAATTCAAACAACTAAAAAACTATACAAACTAAAATCGTTTGAATTTTCAATTGCTTGATTTTTAAAAATACTAATGTTTTTAAAGAAGATCCCAATCCCAATAACACTTGAAACACTAATTGCAAGCGAGGCAAAGAAACCTATCTTATGTGCTTTTTTCTGATTCATAATAAGAATTATAAAGAAAAATAGTGCTTTTTGCAATAATTGCTTAAGCAAAATTTGTTCGAGATAAAATAAAAGTTCATCCTATTTTTTAGGATGAACCAGCGGATTTGCTTTATGAATGTGACTATTTTTCAAGTGTTTTTTAACTTTACTTTAAAAACACTTCCTGAGTTTCCAAGTTGATACACTATAAAAAACGAATACATCTATAAATAAGGTGTATTCGTTTTTTATATTTAAAATTACACACATAGAATTAACTCATACATGCGATAAAATCTTTATAAATTTTTATATTTTCTTTATGGTTTTCATCCAAATCATTAATTATTTCTTGTACCACTTTTCCATTTACTTCTTTTTTTGTTATAGTCATCATTCTTAATGAATCCACAAATAAATCTAACGTCACTTTTTGTACTTCTCCATTGATTTCATAATATTTCTTTAATTTGTAAAGACAGTATTTTAAAACAACAAGAGCAATGAAACATAACAAAAGATGCGCAAGTATATGCTGTTCATTATGAACAAAAACAGGTCTAACTTGTAAAGAAGATTTTAATGTTCTGAAATTTTCTTCTACTTTTCATTGTTTTCTGTAAATTTCATTAGCTTTTTCTGGTGTTAAATCTAGAATATTGGTTTCAATAATGTAAAAACCATCTTCAGATTCTTTTTTCTTAATTTTCTCTCAATTTAATTTACCCACTGTTTTGCCATCAATGTCCATGTATTTCTTTTTATATTCTGGAACTAAAGAACTAAGTGGTAGTTCTCCATTTACAGTTTTCTTATTCAATTTATCAATAAAATTATTTCTTCTTAATTTATCTAAAGTATTTTTTCCAGGACTGAAAAACACACATCATTTTCTGTATTTACCGTTAAATCTATTTTTATTTCAAATAGATTCAACAATTTGTTCTTTTCAAAACATTTCATCTCTAAAAACATAATATTTGTCTTCAAGAATGAATTTTTTCATCCCAATACTTAATGTATCTAATCTTTTTTGAAATATATATTTAATTCCTTTTTGTTCTAGGAAACGTAAGTTTGCGTTGTTATTTATTCCACGATCTGCAACTATTGTAATATCCTTTATTTTATAGATTGATTGAAGTTCTAAAACGAAGGATAACATTGTTTTACCATCAGCTGTTTTACCTGGAAAAACTTTATAGTGTATTGGTATTCCGTTTTCATCTACAGCCATTGCTATGACTACTTGATCTTCATTGTGTTTTCCGTCTTTTGAAAAACCGTTTTTTCTTATTCCTTCTCTTGTAAAGCTTTCAAAATAAACTGTTGTGTTATCGAAGTGAAAAACTTTATTGTTACGATTTGTAAATTCATTTATTTTTTGAAATAAATTGACTAAAACAGAATTCTTATTTTCGAAAATAACATCAAGATAGTTATATATTGATGATTTTTTAACATTAATATCATTTATAAAATCACTTTTATTTTTATATTGTGACATATAGCTTCTTGGAAGGATAATTCTAGTTGCTATGAAAAATTCCAAAACCTCTTCTAACGATTTATGTTTACTTTTTGGTAATGCTGAAAATAAATTTAATTCTTTAATAACTTTATAAATTAAATCAACTCCAATATTTTGGATACTTGTTTTTACAGAAGTGGGTTTTAATAATTTAAAAAATTCTTCTTTTGCAACAGCTTTATCTAAAGATGTATCTACTTTTTTTGCTATTTCTTTCATATCTTCAATTGAAGATAATCCATACTTTTCTTTGATATCTTCTCAGTATCCTAGACCAATCTGATTTCCATAACCTTTTTTAAAACCTTTAGAAATAGCTAAAACTAAATAATATTTTCCATTTTGTTTTTTCTTGCATAAACTGTAACTCATGCTCTTATTATATCATTTTATGTATGTAATGTAAGTAAAAAAACATTTTTTTCTTTAGGTCATATATCTTTGATATATGTATAAAAAAATGAGCCTAAAAAATAGGCTCAACTTGGAAACTCAGGATTGCTTAAGCAAAATTTGTTCGAGATAAAATAAAAGTTCATCCTATTTTTTAGGATGAACCAGCGGATTTGCTTTATGAATGTGACTATTTTTCCTGAGTTTCCAAGTTGAGACACTATAAAAAACGAATACAGCTATAAATAAGGTGTATTCGTTTTTTTACATTTAAAATTACACACATAGAATTAACTCATACATGCGATGAAATCTTTATAAATTTTTATATTTTCTTTGTGGTTTTCATCCAAATCATTAATTATTTCTTGTACCACTTTTCCATTTACTTCTTTTTTTGTTATAGTCATCATTCTTAATGAATCCACAAATAAATCTAACGTCACTTTTTGTATTTCTCCATTGATTTCATAATATTTCTTTAATTTATAAAGACAGTATTTTAAAACAACAAGAGCAATGAAACATAATAAAAGATGTGCAAGTATATGCTGTTCATTATGAACAAAAACAGGTCTAACTTGTAAAGAAGATTTTAATGTTCTGAAATTTTCTTCTACTTTTCATTGTTTTCTGTAAATTTCATTAGCTTTTTCTGGTGTTAAATCTAGAATATTGGTTTCAATAATGTAAAAACCATCTTCAGATTCTTTTTTCTTAATTTTCTCTCAATTTAATTTACCCACTGTTTTGCCATCAATGTCCATATATTTCTTTTTATATTCTGGAACTAAAGAACTAAGTGGCAGTTCTCCATTTACAGTTTTCTTATTCAATTTATCAATAAAATTATTTCTTTTTAATTTATCTAAAGTCTTTTTCCCAGGACTGAAAAACACACATCATTTTCTGTATTTACCATTAAATCTATTTTTATTTCAAACAGATTCAACAATTTGTTCTTTTCAAAACATTTCATCTCTAAAAACATAATGTTTGTCTTCAAGAATGAATTTTTTCATCCCAATACTTAATGTATCTAATCTTTTTTGGAATATATATTTAATTCCTTTTTGTTCTAGGAAACGTAAGTTTGCGTTGTTATTTATTCCACGATCTGCAACTATTGTAATATCCTTTATTTTATAGATTGATTGAAGTTCTAAAACGAAGGATAACATTGTTTTACCATCAGCCGTGTTACCTGGGAAAACTTTATAGTGTATTGGTATTCCGTTTTCGTCTACAGCCATTGCTATGACTACTTGATCTTCATTGTGTTTTCCGTCTTTTGAAAAACCGTTTTTTCTTATTCCTTCTCTTGTAAAGCTTTCAAAATAAACTGTTGTGTTATCGAAGTGAAAAACTTTATTGTTACGATTTGTAAATTCATTTATTTTTTGAAATAAATTGACTAAAACAGAATTCTTATTTTCGAAAATAACATCAAGATAGTTATATATTGATGATTTTTTAACATTAATATCATTTATAAAATCACTTTTATTTTTATATTGTGACATATAGCTTCTTGGAAGGATAATTCTAGTTGCTATGAAAAATTCCAAAACCTCTTCTAACGATTTATGTTTACTTTTTGGTAATGCTGAAAATAAATTTAATTCTTTAATAACTTTATAAATTAAATCAACTCCAATATTTTGGATACTTGTTTTTACAGAAGTGGGTTTTAATAATTTAAAAAATTCTTCTTTTGCAACAGCTTTATCTAAAGATGTATCTACTTTTTTTGCTATTTCTTTCATATCTTCAATTGAAGATAATCCATACTTTTCTTTGATATCTTCTCAGTATCCTAGACCAATCTGATTTCCATAACCTTTTTTAAAACCTTTAGAAATAGCTAAAACTAAATAATATTTTCCATTTTGTTTTTTCTTGCATAAACTGTAACTCATGCTCTTATTATATCATTTTATGTATGTAATGTAAGTAAAAAAATATTTTTTTCTTTAGCTCATATATCTTTGATATATGTATAAAAAAATGAGCCTAAAAAATAGGCTCAACTTGGAAACTCAGGATTGCTTAAGCAAAATTTGTTCGAGATAAAATAAAAGTTCATCCTATTTTTTAGGATGAACCAGCGGATTTGCTTTATGAATGTGACTATTTTTCAAGTGTTTTTTAACTTTACTTTAAAAACACTTCATTTAATAAGTGCTAATAATTAATAAGGTAATTTTTAGAGCACCAAAACAAAGGTTATTTGTTTAGTTATTAAGCTTCATAAAGCATTTTAAGTTATCTAAGATTTAGTTCTTTGGAAATATGTAGTTGTAATTAAACTTTGAAGTTTTTCATCTACTGGCAAGATACCTTTATGAATATTGTTTTTACTTTCAACAATTTCGTAAATTGAAATAACTTTAGCATCATACCCGTTAATTGGTGTTGCAAAGTAATTTCTAAGCACAAAGTCATAATCAATTTCTTGAGTAGGGTTATAGTTAATAAAGTGAAAATTATCTAAAGAAAGATATTTTTCAGCAATTTTAGCTTCAATTGTTTCATTTGCAAAGTTGATTAAAGCAATTTTTCTAGCAAAATATGCTAAAAGAGCTTCTTTTTCTTTTAAAGCTTCTTCTAAGTCTTCAAAATCTTCTTCAAATCCTTTTGATAAGTATTTTAAAGTAAGTTTGTATGCTTGATCTTGAGAAGCATTAATTGCATCATCAAATAATTGAAGTGATTTTTCTTTGTTTTGAACACTTACAATTTGTTCAAGCAACCTATCAATACCATTATCTTGTAAGTATTTTCGAATTACTTGAGGATAAAAAGTAGTTCAATCTTCAAGATCAGCATCTTCAGAGCTTTCACCATCTAAAAAGGCTTTATGTAACTGATTGCTCTCTTTAAAATGCTGAATAATTTCTTGATTATCTAAGTTGCTTCAGCTAAGGATTTGGCTAAGTTTGTTTACTAAAGTTTGACTTTCTTCATTGGTGAAAATTTCCTCAAATTCTGAAGCTTTAAGGTTGCTTCAAATATCTAATAAAGCTTTTTCATAAAAAGTTTTTTGAAGGATTGAGCTATCAAAAATATTAATTCCTTGTTCTTTAAATTGCTCATAAAGCGATTTAATTGAAGGTAATTTATCATAAAATGAATTTTTAAATACATTTAGATACTCAAAGTTTTGTTTTTGGGTGTTTTTACTCGAAAGAACAAGTCCATCAATTAAAAGAATATTAAATTTAGGTTTAACCACTCTAATTTCACCTTCTCCAACCTCACCAGGGAAGTTATCTTCACCATAATATGAGTCTATAGCATCACCATTATACATAATAGCTGCATTAATATCAGGTCTTTGGTGGTTAATTAAGTTATTTACAATTTGAAGCCCATCTCCTTCAAAAGTAATGTGCTCACTGTTTTTAACATCAAATCCAGTTCCATCTTTAATTAAGGAAATAAATGAATCAATAAGTTGTGAGTAGGTATTATTTTCAACTTCACCAGTAAAATGCTCTGAAGTACGTCTTTTTTCATCTGGAATTAGTCAGTATGATGAACCATATAAAAGGTTATCTCTTATTGCGTCAGTAATGATTCAGTTTTTGTAACCATTTTCGCTAATTATTTTAAGTAAATTTACCATGTGATATAAATCATCACCATAAACGTTGTGATATGATTCAAAATCAATTTCACCTTCTTCATTTAGATGCTCTTTATCACTTGGAGTTACTTTGTTTGTGTTGTAAGCAAGAACTGCATCTTGTGAAAAATAAGGATAGAAATACTCTCATAAATGAGCATTTAAATCTCTTCCAAATTCATCTTTTTCTAAGTACTTATCGTATTGTTCAAGATGGTCTCAAATGTCTTTTCTTAAAGTTAATTTCACCATTTGTTTGGTAAGTTCATAGTTATCTTTAAGAATCGGCATATCAAAAAGCACTGAATAATCAATTTTAGCAATTAAGTGTTTGCGAATTAATTGAGTAGCTAAAAAGTCGGTTCCAATTCCAGCTGCTGCTTTATTATTTAAAATAGCATTGTAAAATTCGTTAATTTCTGAAAATTGCTTATAGTCAAAAGTTTTAGAAATAATCCCTTTGTTTTCTTCTGACATATACGCTTTAAAGTTGTAAAAACTAGGTAAAAAAGGTTTTTTGAGTTTTTGGTGTAAAGTAACAGAAACACCAGCAGTAACTGCGGCTACTGTTGTGGTTGCTATTAAAATGTTGCGATATTTTTTAAATTTATTAAACATTATTTTTGACTTTTGCTTTTAGCAACTGTATAAATAATGTTTCCAATAATTGTCATAAATAACACAATTGAACCAAAAACAAGTCCTCAAGCTTGGAATGAACCTTCATAAAGTTTAGTTCCAAGTGTTGATGTATTTGATACAGTTCTAGCGATAATGAAATCGTCAAAACTTAAGAATGTACTTACAATAGCAACCATAATAATTGAAGGAATCATGTAAATAAAATATGTTTTAAATCATGAAGCAATTTTTGAATACCCTAAATCTTGGCTTGCTTCAAAAAGGTTGTTATTAAATTTCTCACTTCTAGGTAGCATAAGTGAAATTCCGTATGGAAGAGCCATAACTGTATGTCCAATAATTAATCTCCCAAACCCTTCGCTATCTGTTGAGATGATTCCAAAGAAAATTCCAAATACAAGCACAAGACCAATAGCGGTGATGTTATCTGGGTTAATTAATGGAATATTTGAACTAGAAATAACTGAAGAACGCACTAATTTATTTTTTTGTCTATAAAGTGCATAAACAGTGATAAGTGAAAGTGAAATAACTAAAAAACTAACAATTAATGCAAGTAAGATAGTATTTACAAGAGCTAAATCACGTCCATCTTTAAATAAATTAGCTCAGTTATCAGTAGTCCCTACTGTTCAAGTGGTGTTGAATTCACCTTTTTTAGTTTGTTGGTTAAATGAAAATACAAAACCAAAAATTAAAGGTACATACACTAAAGTTAAAATGATGTAAATGTAGCTTCTTTTTAAAATTTCAACAATTTTACTCATAGTGTGCTCCTTTCTTGAAGAAGAAAATTACTTTTGGAGCAATTAATGTAAGTGAGTAAATTCCAATGAAAATAGCACTAACAACAACAACTAAGGCACTACCTGAACTTAAGTCAAATTTATTACCTGGGTTAATTTTTGAGTTAATTAAGTCCCCTATTAATTGTTTTTGTGACCCGTCTGGAAGTAATTTTTTACTAATAACAAAGGTAGTAGCACTAGCTAGGAAAATCATACCAATACCACTTAAAATTGCTTTAGTTGCATATGGAATGATCACTTTGTACATTGTTTGGAATGAGTTATACCCAAGGTCATAACTAGCTTCAACAATGTTTTTAGGCATATCTTTAAACACTGTATAAAGCGGCATAACCATAAGTGGGATATTTAAGAAAGTAAGCCCTAAAATAATAAATCATTCAGCATTTAATGATTTAGGGTCAGCTACCATAGCTAAAAATAATCCTTTAATAGCGTAAATTTTCGCAATAGTGAAAATTGCCATTGGACTAATAATTAAGCTAAGTGCGTAAATCCGGAAAATTTTAGATTTAGATGTTGAAATAAAATATGAATATGGAAGAGCAATAATAAGACATAAAAATGAAGAAATGACTCCAATTTTTAAGCTCCGTCCAATGATGTTTCAAGTGTTTGATTCTTTTACTAAAATTCAGTTGTCAAACCCTTCTTCATGCCCAACAACAGCGTTAGTAAAAATTAAAATAATTGGCAAAACAATTAAAAGAATTGCGATTAAAAAATAAGGAATGGCTAAAGCTAAACGACGATTAAAGTTTAATTGTTTAATTTTGGAAAGCATCGTTAGAATAATCTCACTTAGCGTCTTTTTTCATTAAATGAATTGAATCGATTGTTCAGCTTAAGTATACAGTTTCACCTTCTTCAAATTTTTTCGCAGTTTCTACGAAAATTGATTGAGTTTCAGAAATATCTACTTTAATATAGTAGTAGCTTCCACGATATGAAATATCTGAAACTGTACCTTTAATTTTTCCTTCAGTTGATTTAGGCTCTGCAATAATATCGATATCTTCAGGTCTAATTAATGCATCAACAATTTGACCTTTTGCAAATTCATCACCTTCATGAACTGTTTTAAATTCTTTACCAAGAAGTTTTACATTTCCATTTTCTAAGAATTTAGCATCAAAAATGTTTGAATCACCAATGAATTTAGCAACTCAAATATTAACTGGGAAATCATAAATGTTTTTAGGTGTATCATATTGCTCAATTTTTCCATCACGCATAACAGCAATGCGATCTGAAAGTTCTAAAGCTTCGTTTTGGTCGTGAGTAACAAAAATAAATGTAAGACCAAGTTCTTGTTGCACGGTTCTAAGAAGAATTTGCATTTTTTTACGGATTTTAGCATCAAGAGCACTAAGCGGCTCGTCTAAAAGTAAAATTTCAGGCTCAATAACTAAGCTACGAGCAAGAGCAACACGCTGCTTCATCCCTCCTGAAAGTTCGTTGATGCTTCTTTTTTCATTTCCTTTAAGACCAACAATTTCAATGATTTTGTTAATAGCTTCTTGTGTTTCTTCGTTAGTTAATTTACGTTTAAAGTGACGGTTTTCAAAAGCTTTTGATTTTTCGCTTACATAATTTTCTCAATATGAATATTCAAAATCTGAATCATCAAGTCAAGTAAGACGTTTTTTGTATTCTTTTGTCTCTTCATTTAAGGCTTCAAGCTCTTTTTCGTATTGGTCTTGTTTTTCTTGTAATTTAGAAATTTTAGCAGCTGCTTTAGCTTCTCATTGCACAAGTTTCTTTTGGTATCTATCGATTGTTTTTTGACTAATTTTGTCTTTATCTTTTGGAACTCTTTTTAATTTAAGTCCATACATAATGTTTCCTTCAACATTTAAGTGAGGGAAAAGGGCATAATCTTGAAAAATTGTAGAAACGTTTCTTTTGTATGGAGCAAGATCTTTAATATCCAGTCCATTAAATTTAATTTCACCACGGGTAGCTCATTCAAAACCACCAAGTAATCTTAAGATAGTAGTTTTACCACTACCACTAGGTCCAAGAAGAGTTACAAACTCTCCACGATTAATGTTTAAATTAACTTCATCTAAAACAGTCTTATTACCAAATTCTTTGGTAACTTCAACTAATTCAATAACATAATTATTCTTTTTTGTGTTTGTTTTAACACTTTGCATATTATTTTCCTCCTTTATTTTAAATTGAATAATTAATTATTCAACTGGGAGGCACAATCATAGATATTTTCGCAATATTCTTCTACAAATTTTTCAAGCGCAGGGTAGTGAATATCGCAAAAATTAATCAATATCCATTTAATTGCTAAATGAATATTACGTCTTACCATATTTTTCATAGATTGAATTTTACCAAAATGTAAAAAATCGATAATCATTTTATCCAACAATTTTGCTCTTAAAAAGTTTTGAATCCACTGCTAAAAACATACTTAAATTATCGACATTTTCTTAAGTAAAATTAAAAGTTTTAGAAACGATTTTTTTATATCTTATTTAGGCATTAGCATTTATAAAAATTAGGCTTTTTAATAGCTAGGTGAAAAAAGTTTATAAAACCAAAAATAACAAAAAAGCTTACTTTTCATTTCTTTTTTAAACTTTTTGCATTAAAATTATATCCATGAACACACAATCAAGCATAAAAGCTTTCAGTGAGAAAAACTTCATTTTCTTCACAATTAACTTCATAGTGGGATTTGGTTTTGTTAGCACCATTTTGACTATTACTAATTTAAAAGCTCTAGGTTTATTAACTATTTTATTAACTTCATTTATTACCTTAGGAATTGTTCTAGTTTTTTCAAGATTAGCAGCAGTATATAGCGAAGAATATGGCGGATCATATTACTATGCCAAAAAGATAGGGGATTCTAAAGCTAAGAAATTATTTGCTTTTTGAGTTGGTTGAAGTCAATTTATGCAAGGGCCAATTCTTTCAGCAGCTGGACCATTATTTTTAGCTACTGCAATTTCGGTAGTTACTGATAATCAAATGGTAATTTCAATTGTTAGAGGAATTTCATTTTTATTTTATATTTTGCTTATGTTTATTTCCACATTTGGGCTCAAATTAAGCACAAAAGTTATCTATCTTTCAGCAATTATTAAATGAACCATTATCTTTTTAGCACTTCTACTGTCAGTTTATTTAGCTTTTAAAAACCCAAGTTACTCAACCAATTTTAGCGGGTTAATTGATAAACCTAAAAGTGAATATGCTTATTTAATTTCAAGCTCAGTAATTTCATTTATGTATGCTTTTGGTGGTTTTGAAAGTATTGCTGCAATGACTAAGGATGCGCAAACTAATAAAATTAAAAAAGTGCTCTTTTTATCTTTCGGATTTATTGTTGGGTTTTACTTGGTATTTTAC is part of the Mycoplasmopsis gallinacea genome and harbors:
- a CDS encoding amino acid permease; its protein translation is MNQKKAHKIGFFASLAISVSSVIGIGIFFKNISIFKNQAIENSNDFSLYSFLVVWILGALISLLTAYCFLQVSKSGHSKSGLSGWIANLSTPKQGYIAKLYQSFLYYGLLSTILPIFSTEMIFNAIASIKGINVTSIHFGYVVLTSLFVAIFLIGLNFLKLKASVRLQQFSFFFKIIPLIIAIIIAFIGSHNSPNVDTGTLNDGANGVASTKQFSFSGLALSLPIVLFAFDAFLMIGNLADDMKKPKQIPIVSILTIIISGVIYFFISLGVALTGYANVVDIFKSIFKDPSQKDTKQVIEIIIYFMLGFSGFFVCNSIYLGTLRGFQALVEERSVIGHKFFTKLELTKQGLGGFSLYLIVFAIYFAFLTVPSVVLNSDSLIDTFSNIPINIFFLVYAYTIFLALKRNIQTKEPAIRFFKTISVLCIISIVVIMGFDIIYRDIYLAFIVGGKSNSGLFYSSSSWKYIYDGISYWGFLLITSSFVFLNYKFNYHKVHLTPQS
- a CDS encoding IS1634 family transposase — its product is MSYSLCKKKQNGKYYLVLAISKGFKKGYGNQIGLGYWEDIKEKYGLSSIEDMKEIAKKVDTSLDKAVAKEEFFKLLKPTSVKTSIQNIGVDLIYKVIKELNLFSALPKSKHKSLEEVLEFFIATRIILPRSYMSQYKNKSDFINDINVKKSSIYNYLDVIFENKNSVLVNLFQKINEFTNRNNKVFHFDNTTVYFESFTREGIRKNGFSKDGKHNEDQVVIAMAVDENGIPIHYKVFPGNTADGKTMLSFVLELQSIYKIKDITIVADRGINNNANLRFLEQKGIKYIFQKRLDTLSIGMKKFILEDKHYVFRDEMFWKEQIVESIWNKNRFNGKYRKWCVFFSPGKKTLDKLRRNNFIDKLNKKTVNGELPLSSLVPEYKKKYMDIDGKTVGKLNWEKIKKKESEDGFYIIETNILDLTPEKANEIYRKQWKVEENFRTLKSYLQVRPVFVHNEQHILAHLLLCFIALVVLKYCLYKLKKYYEINGEVQKVTLDLFVDSLRMMTITKKEVNGKVEQEIINDLDENHKENIKIYKDFIACMS
- a CDS encoding IS1634 family transposase; this encodes MSYSLCKKKQNGKYYLVLAISKGFKKGYGNQIGLGYWEDIKEKYGLSSIEDMKEIAKKVDTSLDKAVAKEEFFKLLKPTSVKTSIQNIGVDLIYKVIKELNLFSALPKSKHKSLEEVLEFFIATRIILPRSYMSQYKNKSDFINDINVKKSSIYNYLDVIFENKNSVLVNLFQKINEFTNRNNKVFHFDNTTVYFESFTREGIRKNGFSKDGKHNEDQVVIAMAVDENGIPIHYKVFPGNTADGKTMLSFVLELQSIYKIKDITIVADRGINNNANLRFLEQKGIKYIFQKRLDTLSIGMKKFILEDKHYVFRDEMFWKEQIVESVWNKNRFNGKYRKWCVFFSPGKKTLDKLKRNNFIDKLNKKTVNGELPLSSLVPEYKKKYMDIDGKTVGKLNWEKIKKKESEDGFYIIETNILDLTPEKANEIYRKQWKVEENFRTLKSSLQVRPVFVHNEQHILAHLLLCFIALVVLKYCLYKLKKYYEINGEIQKVTLDLFVDSLRMMTITKKEVNGKVVQEIINDLDENHKENIKIYKDFIACMS
- a CDS encoding IS1634 family transposase, which produces MSYSLCKKKQNGKYYLVLAISKGFKKGYGNQIGLGYWEDIKEKYGLSSIEDMKEIAKKVDTSLDKAVAKEEFFKLLKPTSVKTSIQNIGVDLIYKVIKELNLFSALPKSKHKSLEEVLEFFIATRIILPRSYMSQYKNKSDFINDINVKKSSIYNYLDVIFENKNSVLVNLFQKINEFTNRNNKVFHFDNTTVYFESFTREGIRKNGFSKDGKHNEDQVVIAMAVDENGIPIHYKVFPGKTADGKTMLSFVLELQSIYKIKDITIVADRGINNNANLRFLEQKGIKYIFQKRLDTLSIGMKKFILEDKYYVFRDEMFWKEQIVESIWNKNRFNGKYRKWCVFFSPGKNTLDKLRRNNFIDKLNKKTVNGELPLSSLVPEYKKKYMDIDGKTVGKLNWEKIKKKESEDGFYIIETNILDLTPEKANEIYRKQWKVEENFRTLKSSLQVRPVFVHNEQHILAHLLLCFIALVVLKYCLYKLKKYYEINGEVQKVTLDLFVDSLRMMTITKKEVNGKVVQEIINDLDENHKENIKIYKDFIACMS